The DNA window CCGTCAGCCGTTCGCGGCGTTCTGCTTCTTCTCCTCGGCGTCCTCGATGACCGCCTCGGCGACCTGCTGCATCGACATGCGGCGGTCCATCGACGTCTTCTGGATCCACCGGAACGCCGCCGGCTCGGTGAGCCCGTACTGGGTCTGCAGGATGCTCTTGGCCCGGTCCACGAGCTTGCGCGTCTCCAGACGCAGCGAGAGGTCGGCGACCTCCTTCTCCAGCGCCTTCAGCTCGGCGAAGCGGGAGACCGCCATCTCGATCGCCGGCACGACATCGCTCTTGCTGAACGGCTTCACCAGGTACGCCATGGCCCCCGCGTCACGGGCCCGCTCGACGAGGTCGCGCTGCGAGAACGCGGTGAGCATCAGCACCGGGGCGATGGACTCCTCCGCGATCTTCTCGGCCGCGGAGATCCCGTCCAGGACGGGCATCTTCACGTCCAGGATCACGAGGTCGGGCCGGTGCTCACGGGCGAGCTCCACGGCCGCCTGCCCGTCCCCGGCCTCACCGACGACGGAGTACCCCTCCTCCTCCAGCATCTCTTTCAGATCCAGCCGGATGAGCGCCTCGTCCTCGGCGATGACGACGCGGGTCGTCAGCGGCGGAACGTGCGACTGGTCGGCGTCGGGCGTGGGCGTCGACTCGTGCGAGGCGGTCACTTGAGGGCTCCTTGATACGGGGCGATACTGCTCCCCTGAGCCTACCGAGCTCCTGTAAGGTGGTGTCACGCAGGGTTCCCGCAATCCTTCGTTTCTTAGGCCCCAGTACTCCAACTGGTCAGAGAGGCCGCTCTCAAACAGCGGACAGTGTGGGTTCGAATCCCACCTGGGGCACCTTTCCTTGAATTGCAAGGTCACGGTTCTCTCGCGGCACTCCCCTCGTTCGAGGTAATCCTCCGGAAACCGGACACACCGCCTAGGGGTTTTCCGCACTGTCGCCCGTATGTACGATCTGGCGACTCGGCGGCATGCACTCTCTCTTCTCGATCACGGGCGGAGCCTGAATTCCGTCAGCAAGGAAACGGGCATATCCCGGGCAGCCATCCGCGCCTGGCAGGTTCGCATCGAACCGCTCCCCCGCATGAACCAGACCCAATGCACGGCCCCGCCAGACCCGGCCGCCTACTCCTATCTCCTGGGCCTCTATCTCGGCGACGGCTGCATCAGCCCGCACCCGCGAGGCGGGTACCACCTACGCATCGCATGCGCGGACGCGTGGCCCGGCCTCATCGAGCAGTGCCGCGCGGCGATCCTCGCGGTCCGTCCGTCCGACAAGGTCTACGTCCTGCAGCGCCAGGGCTGCGTGGCCGTCACCAGCTACGGCCGGCACTGGCCCTGCCTGTTCCCGCAGCACGGCCCCGGCAAGAAGCACGAGCGGCGGATCGCCCTCGATGACTGGCAGCAGGAGATCGTCGACGCGCACCCCTGGGAGTTCATCCGGGGGCTGATCCACTCCGACGGGTGCCGGATCACCAATTGGACCACCCGGATGGTCGGCGGGGTCAAGAAGCGCTACGAGTACCCGCGGTACTTCTTCACCAACAAGTCCGACGACATCCGGAAGCTGTGTACCGACACGCTCAGCAAGGTCGGAGTTCAGTGGACCATCACCGCACGCGGCAGCGACCCGTTCAACGTGTCCGTCGCGCGCAAGGAGTCCGTCGCGCTGATGGACGCCCACATCGGGCCCAAGTACTAGGGCGGGCTCCCCTCCCCGTCATGCTGTGACCGTACAACCGGTCAAGCACACGAATTGGGGACCTGCCATGAGCGAGAAGGCTCGCAAGCTGTTCGACGCGCTGGATCTGAACGCGGACGGCCGGCTGACGCGGTTCGAGGTGATCGACGCGCTGCGGTCGAAGGGGCCGACGCTGGCCGCCCGGGGGGATCTGCCGTTCTGGGGGCTGGGGGACGCGGATGCGTCGTCGGCTCTGTTCGATGCGGCGGACGCGAACGGGGACGAGGAGCTGTCCTTCGAGGAGTTCGCGGCGGTCGTGGACCGGCGTTTCGGCTGGTAGCCGGGACGGGGTGCGGTGACCGCGTCGGGCGGGCTCGTGGCGGGTTGCCCGACGCGGTGCGTGTGGTGCGTGTGGTGCCGGAGCCGCGGCTGCCGCGGCGGGCGTCAGCGGACGGGGTCGCCGATGTGGTGGATGCGGACGAGGTTGGTGGATCCGGTGACGCCGGGGGGTGAGCCGGCGGTGATGACGACGGTGTCGCCGGGGACGCAGCGGCCGATGCGGAGGAGTTCTTCCTCGACCTGGGCGACCATGGCGTCGGTGGAGTCGACGTGGGGGCCGAGGAAGGTTTCGACGCCCCAGGTGAGGTTGAGCTGGGAGCGGGTGGCGGGGTCGGGGGTGAAGGCGAGGAGGGGGATGGGTGAGCGGTAGCGGGAGAGCCGGCGGACGGTGTCTCCGCTCTGGGTGAAGGCGACGAGGAACTTGGCGTCGAGGAAGTCGCCCATTTCGGCGGCTGCGCGGGCGACGGCTCCGCCTTGGGTGCGGGGCTTGTTGCGTTCGGTGAGGGGCGGGAGGCCCTTGGCGAGGATGTCCTCTTCGGCGGCTTCGACGATGCGGGACATGGTGCGGACGGTTTCGACGGGGTATTTGCCGACGCTGGTCTCGCCGGAGAGCATGACGGCGTCGGTGCCGTCGATGACGGCGTTGGCGACGTCGGATGCTTCGGCGCGGGTGGGCCGGGAGTTGTCGATCATCGAGTCGAGCATCTGGGTGGCGACGATGACCGGTTTGGCGTTGCGCTTGGCGAGTTTGACGGCGCGCTTTTGGACGATGGGGACTTGTTCGAGGGGCATTTCGACGCCGAGGTCGCCGCGGGCGACCATGATGCCGTCGAAGGCGGCGACGATGTCGTCGATGTTGTCGACGGCGTGGGGTTTTTCGATCTTGGCGATGACGGGGAGGCGTCGGCCTTCCTCGTCCATGATGCGGTGGACGTCTTCGATGTCGCGGCCGCTGCGGACGAAGGAGAGGGCGATGACGTCGGCGCCGGTGCGCAGGGCCCAGCGGAGGTCGTCGATGTCTTTTTCGGAGAGTGCGGGGACGGAGACGGCGACGCCGGGGAGGTTGAGTCCCTTGTGGTCGGAGACCATGCCGCCTTCGATGACGGTGGTGTGGACGCGGGGGCCGTCGATGGCGGTGACTTCGAGGGTGACGCGGCCGTCGTCGACGAGGATGCGTTCGCCGGTGGTGACGTCGGTGGCGAGGCCCTTGTAGGTGGTGCCGCAGGTGTGGCGGTCGCCTTCGTGGTCTTCGACGGTGATGGTGAACTCGTCGCCGCGTTCAAGGAGTACGGGGCCTTCGTGGAATCGGCCGAGTCGGATCTTCGGGCCTTGAAGGTCTGCGAGGATGCCGACGCTGCGGCCGGTTTCGTCGGAGGCTTTGCGTACGCGTTGGTAGCGCTCTTCGTGTTCGGTGTAGGTGCCGTGGCTGAGGTTGAGGCGGGCGATGTCCATTCCGGCTTCGACCAGGGCTTTGATCTGGTCGTATGAGTCGGTGGCGGGGCCCAGGGTGCATACGATTTTTGCTCGGCGCATGGGGCGAGCGTATTGCCCTACCAGGCAGTAGGAAATTGGTTCCGGGTGTCCGCTCAACAACCTTTGGGCGAAGGCTTGTTGACATTTGTTGAATGTGCATGGGGGTGCTCTGATGAGCACCCCCGCGGCGCGTTTTCCGGGTGTTTCAGAGCTGGGGCGGGGTCATGGTGAAGCGGGCGTTGACTTGGGCGTAGACGGTCTGGCGCTGGGGTTCGAGGTCGAGGGGCGGGGCTCCGGCGTCGTCGGCGGCGCTGAAGGCCATGGTGCGCATGCCGCCGCTCGGAGCCGGGGGGAAGGGGGCGGCGTTCTCGGCGCCGAGGTCGGCGAGTTCGACGAGGGCGGCGAGGCGGGCGCCGAGGGCTTCGGCGTATTCGCGGGCGCGCTGGACGGCTTCGAGTACGGCTTGGCGGCGGGCTTCGCCGTGGGCGGGTGAGGTGGGGCGCAGGGCCCACCAGGGGCCGTCGACTTGGGTGAGGTCGAGGTCGGCGAGGCGGGTGGTGAGTTCGCCGAGTGCGGTGAAGTCGCTGAGTTCGGCGGTGATGTGGACGCGCCCGTGGTAGGCGCGGATGCGTTCGGCGCGGCCGTGGCGGGTGAGTTCGGGGGTGATGGAGAAGGCGCCGGTTTCGAGTTTTTCGACGGGGTCGCCGTAGCTCTTGATGAGGTCGAGGACTTCGGTGTTGCGGCGGGTGAGGTCGTCGAGGGCGGTGCGGCGGTCGGTGCCGCGGGCGCTGACGGTGATGCCGATGCGGGCGATTTCGGGGTCGACTTCGAGGCGGGCTTCGCCGCGGACGGCGACGCGGGGTACCTCGGGGGTGCCGTAGGGCTGGGGGGCCGTGTCGTGTGATGCGTCCTGGGTCATGGCTTCACTGTCGCACTGTGGGTGAGAATCTACGCGCGTTGTTCACGCCTCTGAAGGGGAGATGGCATGGCGTTCGACCGTAGGGCTTTTCTTGGGACGACGGCTGCGACGGGTGCGGCCGTGGCGTTGGCGGGGGCTTCCGGTGCCCCGGCGGTGGCCGCGGACCGGCCGGCGCCGTCGGCGATGGGGCCGGTGAAGGGGCCGGGGCCGCGTACGTACGCGTTCACGGTGATGGGGACGACCGATCTGCACGGGAACGTCTTCAACTGGGACTACTTCACGGACCGGGAGTTCGACGACAAGGCGCACAACGATGTGGGTCTGGCGAAGATATCGACGCTGGTGAACCAGGTGCGGGCGGAGAAGGGGCGGCGGAACACGCTGCTGATCGACGCGGGTGACACGATCCAGGGGACGCAGCTTTCGTACTACTACGCGAAGGTGGATCCGATCACGGCGCGGCGGGGTCCGGTTCACCCGATGGCGCAGGCGATGAACGCGATCGGGTATGACGCGGCGGCGCTCGGGAACCACGAGTTCAATTACGGCATTCCGGTGCTGCGGAAGTTCGAGGAGCAGTGTGATTTTCCGCTGCTGGGGGCGAACGCGCTGGATGCGAGGACGCTGCGGCCGGCGTTCGCGCCGTACAGCATGCACTGTCTGCGGACTCCGCACGGGCGGGATGTGAAGGTGGCGGTGCTGGGGCTGACGAACCCGGGGATCGCGCTGTGGGACAAGGCGAACGTGCAGGGGAAGATGACGTTCCCGGGGTTGGAGGAGCAGGCGGCGAAGTATGTGCCGAAGTTGCGTTCGATGGGTGCCGACGTGGTGATCGTGTCCGCGCATTCGGGTTCGAGCGGGACGTCGTCGTACGGGGATCAGCTGCCGTACGTGGAGAACGCGGCGGCTCTGGTGGCGGAGCGGGTGCCGGGGATCGACGCGATCCTGGTGGGGCACGCGCACACGGAGATCGCGGAGTACCGGGTGCGGAACGAGGCGACCGGCAGGGAGGTGGTGTTGTCGGAGCCGTTGAAGTGGGGGCAGCGGTTGACGTTGTTCGACTTCGAGCTGACGTGGGCGCAGGGTCGCTGGTCGGTGGCGGAGGTGGCGGCGCGGGTGCTGAACTCGAACACGGTGGCGGAGGATCCGAGGATCACGGGGCTGCTGGGGGACGAGCACCGCAAGGTCGTGGCGTATGTGAACCAGGTGATCGGTACGTCGACGCGGGCGATGTCGGCGGCGGAGGGTCCGGTCAAGGACGTGGCGATCATCGATTTGATCAGCCATGTGCAGGCGGAGACGGTGCGGGCGGCGCTGGCCGGTACGGAGTGGGCGGAGCTGCCGGTGGTCTCGCAGGCTTCGTGTTTCTCGCGTACGGCGGCGATTCCGGCGGGGCGGGTGACGATCCGGGATGCGGCGGGCTTGTATCCGTTCGAGAACACGCTGGAGGCGCGGCTGCTGACGGGTGCGCAGCTGAAGGACTATCTGGAGTATTCGGCGCGGTACTACGTGCGGACGGCGCCGGGTGAGGTGGTGGATCCGGCGAAGTTGACGAACGCGGAGGGTATTCCGGATTACAACTATGACGCGGTGTACGGGTTCACGTACGACGTGGATGTGGCGCGGCCGGTGGGTTCGCGGATCGTGGGGTTGTCGTTCGAGGGGCGGCCGGTGGATCCGGCGGGGCGGTTCGTGTTGGCGGTGAACAACTACCGGGCCTCGGGTGGTGGGAATTTCCCGCATGTGCCGCAGGCCAGGCAGTTGTGGGCGGATTCGGACGAGATCCGTAACACGATCATCCAGTGGGTGAAGGCGAGGGGGACGGTGGATCCGGCGGGGTTCGCGTCGGTGTCGTGGCGGTTGACGCGGGAGGGTGTGCCGGTGTTCTAGCGGGTTGGGCCGCTAGGGGTGTTCGACCAGGGGGAGCAGTTCGCCCGCGGGTCGGGGGCGGGTGTGCTCCCGCTGGTCGAGGCCGAAGGTGGTGAAGGCGGTGCGTGTGGGCTGGGGGTAGGGGTTTTTGCCGGTGAGGGTGTTGAGGATGGCGGCGCTGCGCCAGGCGGCGAGGCCGAGGTCGGGGGCTCCGACGCCGTGGGTGTGGCGTTCGCCGTTCTGGACGAAGATGCTGCCGGTGATGGCTGGATCGGTGATCATCCGGTAGCGGTCGTCGATGCGGGGGCGGCCGGAGGAGTCTTTGCGCAGGTAGGGGTCGAGGCCTGCGAGGAGGCTGGTGAGGGGGCGTTCGCGGTAGCCGGTGGCGAGGACGACGGCGTCGGTGGTGAGGCGGGAGCGGGTGCCCTGGTCGGTGTGTTCGAGGTGGAGTTCGACTTTGGTGGTGGCGACGCGGCCGGCGGTGCGGACGTTGACGCCGGGGGTGAGGACGGTGTCGGGCCAGCCGCCGTGGAGGGTGCGCCGGTAGAGCTCGTCGTGGATGGCGGTGATGGTGTCGGTGTCGATGCCTTTGTGGAGTTGCCATTGGGCGGGGACGAGCTGGTCGCGGACGGGTTCGGGGAGGGCGTGGAAGTAGCGGGTGTAGTCGGGGGTGAAGTGTTCGAGGCCGAGCTTGGAGTACTCCATGGGGGCGAAGGAGGGGGTGCGGGCGAGCCAGGTGAGGCGTTCGCGGCCGGCGGGGCGGGCGCGCAGGAGGTCGAGGAAGACTTCGGCGCCGGACTGGCCTGAGCCGATGACGGTGACGTGTTCGGCGCCGAGGATGCGGGCGCGGTGGTCGAGGTAGTCGGCGGAGTGGATGACGGGGACGGTGGGGGCTTCGGCGAGGGGGCGCAGGGGTTCGGGGATGTGGGGGGCGGTGCCGATGCCGAGGGCGAGGTGGCGGGTGTGGGTGCGGCCGAGGGCTTCGGCTTCGCCGTCGGGGTCGAGTTG is part of the Streptomyces subrutilus genome and encodes:
- a CDS encoding helix-turn-helix domain-containing protein; translation: MYDLATRRHALSLLDHGRSLNSVSKETGISRAAIRAWQVRIEPLPRMNQTQCTAPPDPAAYSYLLGLYLGDGCISPHPRGGYHLRIACADAWPGLIEQCRAAILAVRPSDKVYVLQRQGCVAVTSYGRHWPCLFPQHGPGKKHERRIALDDWQQEIVDAHPWEFIRGLIHSDGCRITNWTTRMVGGVKKRYEYPRYFFTNKSDDIRKLCTDTLSKVGVQWTITARGSDPFNVSVARKESVALMDAHIGPKY
- a CDS encoding ANTAR domain-containing response regulator, with protein sequence MTASHESTPTPDADQSHVPPLTTRVVIAEDEALIRLDLKEMLEEEGYSVVGEAGDGQAAVELAREHRPDLVILDVKMPVLDGISAAEKIAEESIAPVLMLTAFSQRDLVERARDAGAMAYLVKPFSKSDVVPAIEMAVSRFAELKALEKEVADLSLRLETRKLVDRAKSILQTQYGLTEPAAFRWIQKTSMDRRMSMQQVAEAVIEDAEEKKQNAANG
- a CDS encoding lysine N(6)-hydroxylase/L-ornithine N(5)-oxygenase family protein produces the protein MTAAHPEAPHDLVGIGIGPSNLSLAALAHGLPHQGAGELATAFYDQRRDFRWHPGLLLDGATLQVPFLADLVTLADPASPWSFLNYLKHKERLFPFYFAEQFHIQRAEYDAYCRWAADRIPGLHFGHQVDAVRWNPERDLFEVDFTQLDPDGEAEALGRTHTRHLALGIGTAPHIPEPLRPLAEAPTVPVIHSADYLDHRARILGAEHVTVIGSGQSGAEVFLDLLRARPAGRERLTWLARTPSFAPMEYSKLGLEHFTPDYTRYFHALPEPVRDQLVPAQWQLHKGIDTDTITAIHDELYRRTLHGGWPDTVLTPGVNVRTAGRVATTKVELHLEHTDQGTRSRLTTDAVVLATGYRERPLTSLLAGLDPYLRKDSSGRPRIDDRYRMITDPAITGSIFVQNGERHTHGVGAPDLGLAAWRSAAILNTLTGKNPYPQPTRTAFTTFGLDQREHTRPRPAGELLPLVEHP
- the pyk gene encoding pyruvate kinase, encoding MRRAKIVCTLGPATDSYDQIKALVEAGMDIARLNLSHGTYTEHEERYQRVRKASDETGRSVGILADLQGPKIRLGRFHEGPVLLERGDEFTITVEDHEGDRHTCGTTYKGLATDVTTGERILVDDGRVTLEVTAIDGPRVHTTVIEGGMVSDHKGLNLPGVAVSVPALSEKDIDDLRWALRTGADVIALSFVRSGRDIEDVHRIMDEEGRRLPVIAKIEKPHAVDNIDDIVAAFDGIMVARGDLGVEMPLEQVPIVQKRAVKLAKRNAKPVIVATQMLDSMIDNSRPTRAEASDVANAVIDGTDAVMLSGETSVGKYPVETVRTMSRIVEAAEEDILAKGLPPLTERNKPRTQGGAVARAAAEMGDFLDAKFLVAFTQSGDTVRRLSRYRSPIPLLAFTPDPATRSQLNLTWGVETFLGPHVDSTDAMVAQVEEELLRIGRCVPGDTVVITAGSPPGVTGSTNLVRIHHIGDPVR
- a CDS encoding SIMPL domain-containing protein — encoded protein: MTQDASHDTAPQPYGTPEVPRVAVRGEARLEVDPEIARIGITVSARGTDRRTALDDLTRRNTEVLDLIKSYGDPVEKLETGAFSITPELTRHGRAERIRAYHGRVHITAELSDFTALGELTTRLADLDLTQVDGPWWALRPTSPAHGEARRQAVLEAVQRAREYAEALGARLAALVELADLGAENAAPFPPAPSGGMRTMAFSAADDAGAPPLDLEPQRQTVYAQVNARFTMTPPQL
- a CDS encoding EF-hand domain-containing protein, which produces MSEKARKLFDALDLNADGRLTRFEVIDALRSKGPTLAARGDLPFWGLGDADASSALFDAADANGDEELSFEEFAAVVDRRFGW
- a CDS encoding bifunctional metallophosphatase/5'-nucleotidase; translation: MAFDRRAFLGTTAATGAAVALAGASGAPAVAADRPAPSAMGPVKGPGPRTYAFTVMGTTDLHGNVFNWDYFTDREFDDKAHNDVGLAKISTLVNQVRAEKGRRNTLLIDAGDTIQGTQLSYYYAKVDPITARRGPVHPMAQAMNAIGYDAAALGNHEFNYGIPVLRKFEEQCDFPLLGANALDARTLRPAFAPYSMHCLRTPHGRDVKVAVLGLTNPGIALWDKANVQGKMTFPGLEEQAAKYVPKLRSMGADVVIVSAHSGSSGTSSYGDQLPYVENAAALVAERVPGIDAILVGHAHTEIAEYRVRNEATGREVVLSEPLKWGQRLTLFDFELTWAQGRWSVAEVAARVLNSNTVAEDPRITGLLGDEHRKVVAYVNQVIGTSTRAMSAAEGPVKDVAIIDLISHVQAETVRAALAGTEWAELPVVSQASCFSRTAAIPAGRVTIRDAAGLYPFENTLEARLLTGAQLKDYLEYSARYYVRTAPGEVVDPAKLTNAEGIPDYNYDAVYGFTYDVDVARPVGSRIVGLSFEGRPVDPAGRFVLAVNNYRASGGGNFPHVPQARQLWADSDEIRNTIIQWVKARGTVDPAGFASVSWRLTREGVPVF